Proteins from a single region of Thermosipho japonicus:
- a CDS encoding aminopeptidase, translating into MSLWRKRNLEEVEKFSKDYRKFIDEAVSERLAVNFFENLLIENGFIPLDRYTGKEEKVFYTNANKSLVAARIVNKPEDGFNIVAAHIDAPRIDLKPNPLYEDEGFALMKTHYYGGVKLYQWLNIPLALVGVVYKDDGTKVNIKIGFEENEPVFVIADLLPHLDRKDEKISEKFQGEKMNLIVGSIPLDSEEKEAVKKNVLKILKDLYNIEEEDFVSADIELVPAFKSREVGFDKSLIAAYGHDDRICAYQAIRALIDAENLEKSAAVILFDREEIGSEGNAGAKARFYKKFFRKILKINGSNDTEASLDELIENSFVVSADVGSLINPTYKDVHDKYNAAKVGEGIVLVKYTGSRGKAGASEAHAEVVAHVRKVLNSADIKWQVGTLGKIGIGGGGTVAKFLAEEGFNVIDMGPGLLSMHSPYELVSKVDLYETYLAYKELISKR; encoded by the coding sequence ATGAGTTTGTGGAGAAAACGTAATTTAGAAGAAGTTGAAAAATTTAGTAAAGATTATAGAAAATTTATTGATGAAGCCGTCAGCGAAAGGCTTGCTGTTAATTTTTTTGAAAATCTCCTTATTGAAAATGGTTTTATACCATTAGATAGATATACAGGAAAAGAAGAAAAAGTTTTTTATACGAATGCAAATAAGTCGTTAGTTGCTGCAAGAATTGTAAACAAGCCAGAGGATGGATTCAATATAGTTGCTGCTCACATTGATGCTCCAAGAATTGACTTGAAACCTAATCCTTTGTACGAAGACGAAGGGTTTGCACTTATGAAAACTCATTATTATGGAGGAGTAAAACTTTATCAATGGTTAAATATACCTTTAGCACTTGTTGGAGTTGTATACAAAGATGATGGAACAAAAGTTAATATAAAAATTGGTTTTGAAGAAAATGAACCAGTTTTTGTAATAGCTGATTTATTGCCACATCTTGATAGAAAAGATGAAAAGATTAGTGAAAAGTTTCAAGGTGAGAAGATGAACCTTATAGTTGGTTCTATCCCATTAGATAGCGAAGAAAAAGAAGCGGTAAAAAAGAATGTTTTAAAAATTTTGAAAGACTTGTATAACATTGAAGAAGAAGATTTTGTGAGTGCTGATATTGAGCTAGTCCCTGCATTTAAATCAAGGGAAGTTGGGTTTGATAAAAGCTTGATAGCAGCTTATGGTCATGATGATAGAATTTGTGCTTATCAAGCAATTAGGGCATTAATAGATGCAGAAAATTTGGAAAAATCAGCTGCTGTTATATTATTTGATAGGGAAGAAATTGGAAGTGAAGGAAATGCAGGTGCAAAAGCTAGATTTTATAAGAAATTTTTTAGGAAAATTTTAAAAATCAATGGTTCTAATGATACAGAAGCATCGTTAGACGAATTGATAGAAAATTCTTTTGTAGTATCTGCTGATGTTGGATCGTTAATAAATCCAACTTATAAAGATGTTCATGATAAATATAATGCTGCAAAAGTCGGTGAAGGAATTGTACTTGTAAAATATACTGGTTCTAGAGGAAAAGCAGGTGCTAGTGAAGCACATGCTGAAGTTGTTGCTCATGTAAGAAAAGTTTTAAATTCTGCGGATATAAAATGGCAAGTTGGAACTCTTGGAAAGATTGGAATTGGTGGTGGCGGAACAGTCGCAAAATTTTTAGCTGAAGAAGGATTTAATGTTATTGATATGGGACCTGGTCTTTTGAGTATGCATTCTCCATACGAATTAGTCTCAAAGGTTGACTTGTATGAAACATATTTAGCATATAAAGAGTTAATCTCAAAGAGGTGA
- a CDS encoding MarR family transcriptional regulator → MSTSIENLLREICFRVKVKGREVLKEFPITPAQFDLMQKLYFNGEQTMTDLSKILGIAKSTTTGLVSRLEIDGFVERKRREKDKRVITVKLTKKGEKVIDKVILKRIEFVEESLKDFDESSKEKLKELLSLFNESLKKYR, encoded by the coding sequence GTGTCCACAAGCATTGAAAATCTTTTAAGAGAAATATGCTTTAGAGTAAAGGTAAAAGGAAGAGAAGTTTTAAAAGAATTCCCAATTACGCCTGCTCAGTTTGATTTAATGCAAAAATTATATTTTAATGGTGAACAGACAATGACCGATTTGAGTAAAATTCTTGGAATTGCAAAAAGTACAACAACAGGTCTTGTGAGTAGACTTGAAATTGATGGATTTGTTGAGAGGAAAAGAAGGGAAAAAGATAAAAGAGTAATTACTGTAAAGTTAACAAAAAAAGGAGAAAAAGTAATTGATAAAGTAATATTAAAGAGGATAGAGTTTGTTGAAGAATCTTTAAAAGATTTTGATGAATCATCTAAAGAAAAATTAAAAGAACTCTTAAGCTTATTTAATGAATCACTAAAGAAATATAGGTGA
- a CDS encoding PEGA domain-containing protein: MKKFTVFVMLFISMFLFAKLTIITEPSAMVYWNGVLIDVVPLDGVLELENLDYPGTLKIVKPGYAPYETLVSTDTVLKVKLSLPSYIEVTSDPENVNVIVNGNFLGTSPDVFEVSSGELFLTFEKDGYISKKFKIVLLPSQIKKIHVTLTKNVKLKLISNDVIEATIDGKYIKLPTTVEVLPGKHVLKLYGKDYIKTVQEIEVPAVEEYEYNVDETVYVNLYVYGYPENANVILNNISKTSPAIFKVIPGSYEIIIESDGFKTLKEKINVTTSSNTFMYNLSKNLISSVNNSLTVFFDGYISKDNLVPKRLYFTKVVGKNKEWFGFTDGSIEEIPKSFSVIFTKDGYIEYKGVRYNSPVILNVNYDDTVKVVSNGKEESIIVKENKILDDPKSCGVNIYSKQAFEVKINGKFIGRTPIYLLSLPEGEYRIEFLKNGITIYEKNVEIKQGILNEIYGGD, encoded by the coding sequence ATGAAAAAATTTACGGTTTTTGTAATGTTGTTTATTTCAATGTTTTTATTTGCAAAATTAACTATTATAACTGAGCCTAGTGCAATGGTGTATTGGAATGGAGTATTGATAGATGTTGTACCATTAGATGGTGTTTTAGAACTTGAAAATCTTGATTATCCAGGTACTTTGAAAATAGTAAAACCTGGTTATGCGCCTTATGAAACATTAGTCTCAACTGATACAGTGTTGAAGGTAAAGCTTTCTCTTCCTTCATATATCGAAGTTACATCTGATCCTGAAAATGTAAATGTTATTGTGAATGGTAATTTTTTAGGAACTTCTCCAGATGTGTTTGAAGTAAGTTCTGGAGAACTTTTTTTGACGTTTGAAAAAGACGGTTATATTTCAAAAAAGTTTAAAATAGTACTTTTACCATCCCAAATAAAAAAGATTCATGTAACTTTGACTAAAAATGTAAAATTAAAATTGATATCTAACGATGTAATTGAAGCAACTATTGATGGAAAATATATAAAATTGCCTACTACAGTTGAAGTACTTCCTGGAAAACATGTACTAAAATTATATGGAAAAGATTATATTAAAACTGTTCAAGAAATAGAAGTTCCGGCAGTTGAAGAATATGAGTATAATGTCGATGAAACGGTTTATGTGAATTTGTATGTTTATGGTTATCCTGAGAATGCAAATGTAATTTTGAATAATATTTCAAAGACTTCTCCTGCAATTTTTAAGGTTATTCCTGGATCATACGAGATAATCATTGAAAGTGATGGGTTTAAGACATTAAAGGAAAAAATTAACGTGACAACTTCAAGTAATACGTTTATGTATAATTTAAGTAAAAATTTAATTTCCTCAGTGAATAATTCATTAACTGTTTTTTTTGATGGTTATATTTCAAAGGATAACCTAGTTCCCAAAAGATTATATTTTACAAAAGTAGTTGGTAAGAATAAAGAATGGTTTGGTTTTACTGATGGTTCAATTGAAGAAATTCCAAAAAGTTTTAGCGTAATATTTACTAAAGATGGATATATTGAGTATAAAGGTGTAAGATATAATTCTCCGGTGATATTAAATGTAAATTACGATGATACTGTGAAAGTAGTCTCTAATGGGAAAGAAGAATCGATTATTGTAAAAGAAAATAAAATATTGGATGATCCTAAAAGTTGTGGTGTAAATATTTACTCAAAGCAGGCTTTTGAGGTAAAAATTAATGGAAAATTTATAGGTAGAACTCCAATATACTTATTATCACTCCCTGAAGGTGAATATAGGATAGAATTTTTGAAAAATGGAATTACAATATATGAAAAAAATGTTGAAATAAAACAAGGAATTTTAAATGAAATATATGGAGGGGATTAG
- a CDS encoding S-layer homology domain-containing protein: MRKVLSIFLIMFSMMIIFAVETVITDLSPIVPEYSAVKFLVENQIMDLDVNGNFKPSLLITRLDIAKVLYTVIQKYNLSKISDIEKSLASISDEIKITKGLVSGIDKRLVNLETKQEELTQKIEAFDTFLTQSSETLFANIEKNYVKKEEFDSLKAQITLISQVYNSQTKKFEEKINDIEKISEIEKKINIVSNQLEDLKTNFLEEQAKNIAKFSDIEKQLSNIPTNVTNLNVTVAQLSNKVSSIEELYTKLSNIKISDLDKLENLSELEDKVNQMYSILTDLNAFSMDLDSLRKRLEGIDILTVRNVVNKFSILENRYQQIDSRVQYLENNVGKIELLNQKIEELNVKISDIENKKIMLDNLEKISNDVEELNKYKEDSKKALDIMSDKLVETNNNMRTILIISIVSASISVISFILTITK; the protein is encoded by the coding sequence ATGAGAAAAGTGCTAAGTATTTTTCTAATAATGTTTTCAATGATGATTATATTTGCTGTTGAAACAGTTATAACGGATCTTTCTCCTATTGTTCCTGAATATTCAGCAGTAAAATTTTTGGTTGAAAACCAAATTATGGACTTAGATGTAAATGGTAATTTTAAACCGTCACTTTTAATAACTAGATTAGATATTGCAAAAGTTTTATATACTGTAATTCAAAAATATAACCTTTCAAAGATTTCAGACATTGAAAAATCTCTTGCTAGCATTAGTGACGAAATAAAAATTACAAAAGGTTTAGTTAGTGGGATTGATAAAAGGCTGGTAAATCTTGAAACAAAGCAAGAAGAATTAACGCAAAAGATTGAAGCTTTTGATACATTTTTGACTCAGTCATCGGAAACACTTTTTGCAAATATTGAAAAAAATTATGTGAAAAAAGAAGAGTTTGATTCTCTTAAAGCGCAGATTACGTTGATATCTCAAGTTTATAATTCTCAAACAAAAAAATTTGAGGAAAAAATAAATGATATTGAGAAAATTTCGGAGATTGAAAAGAAGATTAATATTGTAAGTAATCAACTTGAGGATTTGAAAACAAACTTTTTGGAAGAACAAGCAAAAAATATTGCTAAATTTTCGGATATTGAAAAACAACTTTCTAATATTCCAACAAATGTTACAAACCTAAATGTTACAGTAGCTCAGCTGTCTAATAAAGTTTCTTCAATAGAAGAACTTTATACTAAGCTGTCAAATATAAAAATCTCTGATTTGGATAAATTAGAAAACTTGAGTGAATTGGAAGATAAAGTTAATCAAATGTATTCAATTTTAACAGATCTTAATGCATTTTCTATGGATTTAGATTCTTTAAGAAAAAGGCTTGAAGGGATTGATATATTAACGGTCAGAAATGTTGTAAATAAATTTTCGATTTTAGAGAATAGATACCAGCAAATTGATAGTAGAGTACAATACCTAGAAAATAATGTAGGAAAAATTGAACTTTTGAATCAAAAGATAGAAGAATTAAATGTAAAAATTTCAGATATTGAAAATAAGAAGATTATGTTAGATAATTTAGAAAAAATTTCTAATGATGTTGAAGAGTTGAATAAGTATAAAGAAGATTCAAAAAAAGCACTTGACATTATGAGTGATAAATTAGTGGAAACTAACAATAATATGAGAACTATTTTAATTATTTCAATTGTTTCAGCTTCAATATCAGTAATTTCATTCATATTGACCATTACCAAATAA
- a CDS encoding DUF342 domain-containing protein — translation MIVKVKVPENKMSASIILEKASDDDKVTPKEIVDALNEAGVKYGIDYNVINRICQNPEFSVPLQVAVGKEPKNGEDGRIEFVNFEKEKESDKKNIDFREFPTHKRIIVRKGQKIATVYEPTEGEDGINVFGEKIPGKVGNKVEIKLGNNVELKDNSIYSKVDGILIVNLNENFIDIGEVLEIKGDVDYSIGNIDFPGEVVITGDVKPGFVVRSKKDIKVEGIIEAATVISLEGNIIVSGIKGRDKGIVKCSKDLIVRFAENANLEAKNLIFKDLLNNCNVKVSESIIAENGRGVIVGGEYIAGVKIEAEEIGSEMGIPTHLEVGIPPHLLEERKLLHTQIMLDKQNAEKLMKIVKQYKLLKEKKVDIPNDKKQLFVKATTTLLNIKEQLEKNKKRLDEIEEMINKIKVDAKVVARKVIYPGVEIMLQGLKYYINKPLTKAVLRIENDNIIVGGYKE, via the coding sequence ATGATAGTAAAAGTTAAAGTTCCAGAAAATAAAATGAGTGCAAGTATAATACTCGAAAAAGCAAGTGATGATGATAAAGTTACTCCGAAAGAAATAGTTGATGCGCTGAATGAAGCAGGGGTTAAATATGGTATAGATTATAACGTAATAAATAGAATTTGCCAAAATCCTGAATTTTCTGTACCTTTGCAAGTTGCTGTGGGTAAGGAACCAAAAAATGGTGAAGATGGTCGCATTGAGTTTGTAAATTTTGAAAAAGAAAAGGAAAGTGATAAAAAGAATATCGATTTTAGAGAATTTCCTACTCACAAAAGGATAATAGTAAGAAAGGGTCAAAAAATTGCAACAGTTTATGAACCAACAGAAGGGGAAGATGGAATAAACGTATTTGGTGAGAAAATACCAGGAAAAGTTGGAAATAAAGTAGAGATAAAGTTGGGAAACAACGTTGAGTTAAAGGATAACAGTATATACTCGAAAGTTGATGGAATATTGATAGTTAATCTTAATGAAAACTTTATTGATATAGGTGAAGTTTTAGAGATAAAAGGGGATGTAGATTATTCGATAGGAAATATTGATTTTCCAGGGGAAGTGGTCATTACAGGTGATGTGAAGCCAGGGTTTGTAGTAAGGTCAAAGAAAGATATAAAGGTTGAAGGAATAATTGAAGCAGCAACTGTAATATCTTTAGAGGGTAATATAATTGTTAGTGGAATTAAAGGAAGAGATAAAGGAATAGTAAAATGTTCTAAAGATTTGATTGTAAGATTTGCCGAAAATGCAAATTTGGAAGCAAAAAATTTAATTTTCAAAGATCTTTTGAATAATTGTAATGTAAAAGTTTCTGAAAGTATTATTGCAGAGAATGGAAGAGGAGTTATTGTTGGGGGAGAATATATAGCAGGAGTAAAAATTGAGGCTGAAGAAATTGGCTCGGAAATGGGAATTCCTACACATCTTGAAGTTGGTATTCCACCACATTTACTTGAAGAGAGAAAACTTCTTCATACGCAAATAATGCTTGATAAGCAGAATGCTGAGAAATTAATGAAGATAGTTAAACAATATAAACTACTAAAAGAGAAGAAAGTTGATATACCTAATGATAAGAAACAATTGTTTGTTAAAGCTACAACAACTCTTCTTAATATAAAAGAACAACTTGAAAAAAATAAAAAAAGATTGGATGAAATTGAGGAAATGATAAATAAGATTAAAGTTGATGCTAAAGTTGTAGCTCGAAAAGTTATTTATCCTGGTGTTGAAATTATGTTGCAAGGACTTAAGTATTATATAAATAAACCATTAACTAAGGCAGTATTGAGAATTGAGAATGATAACATTATTGTTGGAGGGTATAAAGAATGA
- a CDS encoding type I phosphomannose isomerase catalytic subunit has protein sequence MIKIEPKFREQVWGDSNLNKIFGIKGNPIGEVWLLSGHPLYTTDVNGKTINEAAKELCGKKFKRFPLLIKLISTNAWLSLQVHPDDEYAQRVEGEPWGKSEAWYFLKDGEIAICEDPSLIPQALKSGNWEKVIQKVKVKKGTFVYIPAGVVHALGPNSTIIEVQQSSDLTYRIYDWGRPRELHIEKALQVAKNTKYEDLLMEKISCKYFNMEELSEGYVDGFAVDVPKKIEKNFGAFVIPKGSKGFVKDSIIVTLGEFFLNS, from the coding sequence ATGATAAAAATTGAACCAAAGTTTAGAGAGCAGGTATGGGGAGATTCAAATTTAAATAAAATATTTGGAATAAAAGGTAATCCAATAGGTGAAGTTTGGCTACTTTCTGGTCATCCACTTTATACCACGGATGTTAATGGAAAAACGATTAATGAAGCAGCAAAGGAGTTATGTGGAAAAAAATTTAAAAGATTTCCATTGTTAATAAAGTTAATATCAACAAATGCGTGGCTTTCTTTACAAGTCCATCCTGATGATGAATATGCTCAAAGAGTTGAAGGAGAACCTTGGGGAAAAAGTGAAGCATGGTATTTTTTGAAGGATGGAGAAATTGCAATTTGTGAGGATCCTTCCTTAATTCCTCAAGCTTTAAAAAGCGGAAATTGGGAAAAGGTAATTCAAAAAGTCAAGGTTAAAAAAGGAACATTTGTTTATATTCCTGCTGGAGTTGTTCATGCATTAGGCCCCAATTCGACTATAATTGAAGTTCAACAATCTTCGGATTTAACATATAGAATTTACGATTGGGGAAGGCCAAGAGAATTACATATTGAAAAAGCATTACAGGTAGCAAAAAATACTAAATATGAAGATTTATTGATGGAAAAGATTTCTTGTAAATACTTTAATATGGAAGAATTATCTGAAGGTTATGTAGATGGATTTGCAGTAGATGTACCTAAAAAGATCGAAAAAAATTTTGGAGCCTTTGTAATACCAAAAGGCTCCAAAGGATTTGTTAAAGATTCTATAATAGTTACTCTTGGCGAATTCTTTTTGAATTCATAA
- a CDS encoding damage-control phosphatase ARMT1 family protein, with the protein MKAISKCLTCHVNQAQRILDKFVISEHEKWNILKKVLNDLSQLNYNLKPIDIAEVMYEKLENYLNKSDLYSEEKKKSNDAALSLYKDFKSRILDSSDPLYEAAKLSVAGNLIDFGAKKDSTEELFKQVIEIWNQPFSIDDFEEFKKLLFSSKNLLFIADNAGEVVFDMLFIEIIKETLQDIEIFVALKGKPIINDATVDDGKYIGIEKFATIIDTKLKTAGASLPKSSEEFRRLFYDSDIIIAKGQGNFEGLSEESRNNLFFALVSKCEVISDFIGVEKNSKLFMNSKRIRQE; encoded by the coding sequence ATGAAAGCTATCAGTAAATGCCTTACTTGTCATGTTAACCAGGCTCAGAGAATACTTGACAAATTTGTTATTTCAGAACATGAAAAATGGAATATACTTAAAAAAGTGCTCAATGATTTATCCCAACTAAATTATAATCTAAAACCTATCGATATTGCCGAGGTAATGTATGAAAAGCTTGAAAACTATTTAAACAAAAGTGATCTCTATTCTGAAGAAAAGAAAAAGTCCAACGATGCAGCTTTATCTTTATATAAAGATTTTAAAAGCAGAATCCTTGATTCGAGTGATCCACTATATGAGGCAGCAAAACTTTCGGTTGCTGGCAATTTAATTGATTTTGGAGCTAAAAAAGATTCAACCGAAGAATTATTTAAGCAGGTTATAGAAATATGGAACCAACCATTTTCTATCGATGACTTTGAAGAATTTAAAAAGCTACTTTTTTCATCAAAAAATCTATTATTTATTGCCGATAATGCAGGGGAAGTAGTTTTTGATATGCTCTTTATTGAAATAATTAAAGAAACCCTACAAGATATTGAAATTTTCGTGGCACTCAAAGGAAAACCTATTATAAATGATGCAACAGTTGACGATGGCAAGTACATAGGCATCGAAAAATTTGCAACAATAATTGATACAAAACTTAAAACTGCAGGGGCTTCTTTACCAAAATCTTCTGAAGAATTTAGAAGATTATTCTACGACTCAGATATCATAATAGCAAAAGGTCAAGGAAATTTCGAAGGTCTTTCTGAAGAGTCAAGGAATAATCTATTTTTTGCATTAGTTTCTAAATGCGAAGTTATTTCTGACTTTATAGGCGTTGAAAAAAATTCAAAATTATTTATGAATTCAAAAAGAATTCGCCAAGAGTAA
- the acpP gene encoding acyl carrier protein, with product MERAELFRQVSKILAEKLNIPIEDIDESSNIIDDLGADSLDVVDLVMILEDEYGIRIEDDELENISTVEDVINIIESKLKNQGE from the coding sequence ATGGAAAGAGCAGAATTATTTAGACAAGTAAGTAAAATATTAGCCGAAAAATTGAACATTCCAATTGAAGATATTGATGAAAGTTCCAATATTATTGATGATTTAGGAGCAGATTCATTGGATGTAGTAGATCTAGTAATGATACTTGAAGATGAATATGGAATTAGAATTGAAGACGATGAACTAGAAAATATATCTACTGTTGAAGATGTAATCAACATAATTGAATCAAAATTAAAGAATCAAGGAGAGTAA
- the ruvB gene encoding Holliday junction branch migration DNA helicase RuvB yields MIISERIFDPEKLPNDVLTIRPQKLEEYIGQENIKKRLKLAINASKIRKEALDHVLLVGPPGLGKTTLAHIISNEMGTNIHITSGPILEKQGDVAAILSNLEYGDILFIDEIHRMNKSVEEILYTAMEDFQIDILIGKGPSARSIRIDLQPFTLVGATTRSGLLSSPLRNRFGLIMELDFYTVEELSLIIKRASTVLNVEIDEDAAQLLAKRSRGTPRIALRLLRRVRDMSTVTEKKKIDVMMVEEIMELLGIDNEGLDEVDRKILTTIIEVYQGGPVGLKSLAASVGLSEDSISEVYEPYLLQSGFLARTHRGRIVTSKAYKHLGYKNGGGLFDE; encoded by the coding sequence GTGATTATCTCGGAGAGAATATTTGACCCTGAGAAATTACCAAATGATGTGTTGACGATAAGACCACAAAAGTTAGAAGAATATATAGGTCAAGAAAATATAAAGAAAAGGCTTAAATTAGCTATAAATGCTTCTAAAATAAGAAAGGAAGCACTTGATCATGTTTTATTAGTAGGGCCACCTGGTCTTGGAAAAACTACACTTGCACATATAATCTCAAATGAAATGGGGACAAATATTCATATTACAAGTGGTCCCATTTTAGAAAAACAAGGTGATGTTGCTGCGATATTGAGTAATTTGGAATATGGAGATATTTTGTTTATTGATGAAATACATAGAATGAATAAATCAGTGGAAGAAATTTTGTATACTGCAATGGAAGATTTTCAAATCGATATTTTAATTGGAAAAGGTCCTTCAGCAAGATCAATTAGGATTGATTTGCAACCTTTTACACTTGTTGGAGCTACTACGAGAAGTGGGTTATTAAGTTCACCTTTAAGAAATAGATTTGGATTGATTATGGAGTTAGATTTTTATACGGTTGAAGAATTAAGTTTAATAATAAAGAGGGCATCAACTGTTTTAAACGTTGAAATTGATGAAGATGCTGCGCAACTCCTTGCAAAACGTTCTCGAGGGACTCCAAGAATTGCATTAAGACTATTAAGAAGAGTTCGTGATATGAGCACTGTAACAGAAAAAAAGAAAATTGATGTAATGATGGTAGAAGAAATAATGGAATTATTAGGAATTGATAATGAAGGATTAGATGAGGTGGACAGAAAAATATTAACGACAATCATTGAAGTTTATCAAGGCGGCCCTGTAGGTTTAAAATCATTGGCGGCTTCAGTAGGACTTTCAGAGGATAGTATTTCCGAAGTTTACGAACCATATCTTTTACAAAGTGGATTTTTAGCAAGAACTCATAGAGGAAGAATAGTAACTAGTAAAGCGTATAAACACCTTGGTTATAAAAATGGGGGTGGATTGTTTGATGAGTGA
- a CDS encoding YggS family pyridoxal phosphate-dependent enzyme: MSEIYKRYMEVVNSIKNKCKQIDRDCSKIKLVAVSKTFPVEVLKEAYDSGINIFGENYAQELRDKSKALRDYNIEWHFIGRIQLNKLKYVVPVASLIHSVSRSEEIKEIDKISKKLGKIQEILIQVNVSGEETKSGVKPEHLMDLIEKSKSYENVKVIGLMTMAPFTDNEEIIRNVFKKTRLLRDSVSKEFPNVVELSMGMSNDYLIALEEGATILRIGSKIFGPRK, encoded by the coding sequence ATGAGTGAAATTTATAAAAGGTATATGGAAGTTGTAAATTCAATAAAGAATAAATGTAAACAAATAGATAGAGACTGTAGTAAAATTAAGTTAGTAGCTGTTAGTAAAACATTTCCGGTTGAAGTTTTAAAAGAGGCCTATGATTCAGGGATAAATATTTTTGGTGAAAATTATGCGCAAGAGTTACGTGATAAATCAAAGGCATTAAGAGATTATAACATTGAGTGGCATTTTATAGGAAGAATTCAGCTTAATAAATTAAAATATGTTGTGCCTGTAGCAAGTTTGATACACTCTGTATCAAGAAGTGAAGAAATTAAAGAAATAGATAAAATTTCTAAAAAATTGGGAAAGATTCAAGAAATATTGATTCAAGTCAATGTTTCAGGCGAAGAAACAAAATCTGGAGTAAAGCCTGAGCATCTTATGGATTTAATTGAAAAGTCTAAATCTTATGAAAATGTAAAGGTTATTGGTTTAATGACGATGGCACCTTTTACAGATAATGAGGAGATAATTAGGAATGTTTTTAAGAAAACAAGATTGTTAAGAGATAGTGTTTCAAAAGAATTTCCTAATGTTGTAGAACTCTCAATGGGAATGTCTAATGATTATTTAATTGCTTTAGAAGAAGGAGCGACTATTTTAAGAATTGGTAGTAAAATTTTTGGTCCAAGAAAATAA
- a CDS encoding YggT family protein: MFILGNFLIGLGYSLRVLINIEMFFIVISAILSWFSYNSNVQSIYYYFQSIADIIEKPIRKLIPRIGPVDISPMIAIVVLVFFDRFLIQSIIELGYYIK; encoded by the coding sequence ATGTTTATATTAGGTAATTTTTTAATTGGTTTAGGATATTCATTAAGGGTTTTAATAAATATCGAAATGTTCTTTATTGTAATTTCTGCTATTTTAAGTTGGTTTAGTTATAATTCTAATGTGCAAAGTATTTATTATTATTTTCAGTCGATTGCGGACATTATTGAAAAACCAATTAGAAAACTTATTCCAAGAATTGGACCTGTAGATATATCACCAATGATAGCAATAGTTGTTTTAGTCTTTTTTGATAGATTTTTAATTCAAAGTATAATTGAATTGGGGTATTATATAAAATGA
- a CDS encoding NAD(+) kinase, with the protein MKYLGIFYKPELFNKALSLKNLLLNEGYTVDYCESSERIKNNKVDLTIVLGGDGTFLKASHLVNNPLVGFKGGRLGFLSSYTIEEFDKFLKDLKNDNFVLDERTFLKVSELNAFCLNEVLLIKDPDQKMVDIKISFQDGELFFHADGIMLGTPTGSTGYSLSLGGPILLPNTKAFVITPVAPQFLASRSIVIPDNEKVNIEVDESVNLIIDGANFGKFSKVTVLKSKKKISILRPIDYDFTKSIKEKLGYGKKFL; encoded by the coding sequence ATGAAGTATTTAGGTATATTTTACAAGCCAGAGCTATTTAACAAAGCACTAAGTTTAAAAAATTTGCTTTTAAATGAAGGTTACACAGTGGATTATTGTGAATCAAGTGAAAGGATAAAAAACAATAAAGTTGATTTAACAATTGTATTAGGTGGGGATGGAACTTTTTTAAAGGCATCTCATTTAGTTAATAATCCGTTAGTTGGCTTTAAAGGTGGAAGATTAGGATTTTTATCAAGCTATACTATTGAAGAGTTTGACAAATTTTTAAAAGATTTAAAAAATGATAATTTTGTATTAGATGAAAGGACTTTTCTAAAGGTTAGTGAACTAAACGCTTTTTGTTTAAATGAGGTTCTTTTAATTAAGGATCCGGACCAAAAAATGGTGGATATAAAGATTTCTTTTCAAGATGGTGAATTATTCTTTCATGCAGATGGGATAATGCTCGGTACTCCAACTGGTTCAACAGGATATTCATTATCTTTAGGTGGCCCTATTTTATTGCCAAATACAAAAGCTTTTGTTATTACACCGGTTGCACCACAATTTTTAGCCTCAAGAAGCATTGTTATACCTGATAATGAAAAAGTTAATATTGAAGTTGATGAAAGTGTAAATTTAATAATTGATGGTGCAAATTTTGGTAAATTTAGCAAAGTTACAGTTTTAAAATCAAAGAAAAAAATTTCAATTTTAAGGCCAATAGATTATGATTTTACCAAATCTATAAAGGAAAAATTGGGTTATGGGAAAAAATTTTTATAA